The following proteins are encoded in a genomic region of Primulina huaijiensis isolate GDHJ02 chromosome 3, ASM1229523v2, whole genome shotgun sequence:
- the LOC140974329 gene encoding cysteine desulfurase, mitochondrial-like → MASKLVAAAIRRSFLNGKSFIRLNFSTAAAASVEPLEEESSGISMKGVKISGRPLYLDMQATSPVDPRVLDAMLPYYLSQFGNPHSRTHLYGWESERAVEAARAQVSALINASPKEIIFTSGATESNNISIKGVLHFYKEKKRHVITTQTEHKCVLDSCRHLQHEGFEVTYLPVKSDGLVDLEKLRASIRPDTGLVSVMMVNNEIGVIQPMVEIGKMCKEFNVPLHTDAAQALGKIPIDVDRMNISLMSLSGHKIYGPKGIGALYMRRRPRIRVEPQMNGGGQERGIRSGTVPTPLVVGFGAACELAMKEMEYDEKRIRALQERLLNGIRTKLEGVVVNGSEESRYVGNLNLSFAFVEGESLLMGLKEVAVSSGSACTSASLEPSYVLRALGIDEDMAHTSIRYGIGRFTTEAEIDRAVELTVKQVEKLREMSPLYEMYKDGIDIKSIEWSQH, encoded by the coding sequence ATGGCATCGAAGCTTGTCGCCGCCGCCATCCGCCGCAGCTTCCTTAATGGTAAATCCTTCATCCGCCTTAATTTTTCCACCGCAGCCGCAGCTTCCGTTGAGCCATTAGAGGAGGAGTCCAGCGGAATATCGATGAAAGGCGTAAAAATCTCCGGAAGACCTCTCTATCTAGATATGCAGGCAACGTCTCCTGTGGACCCTAGAGTTCTTGATGCTATGCTACCATATTATCTTTCCCAATTCGGGAACCCTCACTCCCGCACCCACCTTTACGGGTGGGAATCGGAACGGGCTGTCGAGGCGGCCCGAGCCCAAGTTTCTGCCCTGATCAACGCCTCGCCAAAAGAAATAATCTTCACCTCCGGGGCCACCGAGTCTAACAATATCTCGATCAAGGGTGTTCTGCACTTTTACAAAGAGAAGAAGCGTCACGTTATCACGACCCAGACCGAACACAAATGTGTATTGGATTCCTGCCGTCATTTACAGCATGAGGGGTTTGAGGTTACTTATCTTCCAGTAAAGTCCGACGGGCTTGTAGATTTGGAAAAGCTCCGGGCTTCCATTCGGCCTGATACCGGCTTGGTTTCTGTGATGATGGTTAATAACGAGATTGGTGTTATTCAGCCGATGGTGGAAATTGGGAAAATGTGCAAGGAGTTTAATGTTCCTCTGCATACTGATGCTGCACAGGCATTGGGGAAGATTCCCATTGATGTGGACAGGATGAATATTAGTCTAATGTCTTTGAGTGGTCATAAGATTTACGGGCCTAAGGGCATCGGGGCATTGTACATGAGAAGAAGACCGAGAATTAGAGTGGAACCACAAATGAATGGGGGTGGACAAGAGAGGGGGATAAGGAGTGGAACTGTCCCTACACCTTTGGTTGTTGGGTTTGGTGCTGCGTGTGAGCTAGCAATGAAGGAAATGGAATATGATGAGAAAAGGATAAGGGCGTTGCAGGAACGGTTATTGAATGGTATAAGGACGAAGTTAGAAGGGGTAGTTGTGAACGGAAGTGAGGAGAGCCGGTATGTGGGGAATTTGAACTTGTCCTTCGCTTTTGTGGAAGGTGAGAGCTTGTTGATGGGGCTGAAGGAGGTGGCTGTCTCGAGTGGCAGCGCTTGTACCAGTGCGAGTTTGGAACCGTCATATGTGTTGAGGGCATTGGGAATTGATGAGGATATGGCACATACCTCGATTAGATATGGAATCGGAAGGTTCACTACCGAGGCAGAAATTGATAGGGCGGTGGAGCTCACAGTAAAGCAGGTGGAGAAGTTGAGGGAAATGAGCCCTCTTTATGAAATGTACAAGGATGGGATTGACATCAAGAGTATCGAATGGTCACAGCACTAG